In Plantibacter sp. PA-3-X8, one DNA window encodes the following:
- a CDS encoding TIGR01777 family oxidoreductase — MRIVIGGASGLIGTALGRSLETDGHDVVRLVRRPARGAGEAEWDPLAGVLDPAVLSGADAVVNLSGASLGKLPWTAAYRSTILWSRLSATRTLVDAMNRAEQPPAAFLSGSAVGYYGDRPGETLTEDSSRGAGYLADVVVAWEDSALAAPDAVRTVLLRNGIVVDLAGVLKPLAPLTRFGVAGPLGSGRQFWPWIGLQDEVRAITHLLTSTLSGPVNLCGPQAARADDLMFELARRMNRPYLLRVPKFALKALLGDAADGLLLSDQRVEPRRLLDDGFTFSTPTVEQALAEALARD; from the coding sequence ATGCGCATCGTGATCGGCGGAGCCTCCGGGCTCATCGGAACGGCGCTCGGGCGCTCCCTCGAGACCGACGGCCATGACGTCGTCCGGCTCGTACGACGTCCGGCGCGTGGTGCCGGAGAAGCGGAGTGGGATCCGCTGGCAGGCGTGCTGGATCCAGCGGTCCTGAGCGGCGCCGACGCGGTCGTCAACCTCTCCGGTGCCTCCCTCGGCAAGCTGCCGTGGACGGCGGCCTACCGGTCCACGATCCTCTGGTCACGACTCAGCGCCACCCGGACACTCGTCGACGCCATGAACCGGGCGGAGCAGCCACCGGCCGCCTTCCTCAGTGGTTCGGCGGTCGGGTACTACGGCGACCGTCCCGGAGAGACCCTCACGGAGGACTCCTCCAGAGGGGCCGGATACCTCGCCGACGTCGTCGTCGCCTGGGAGGACTCGGCGCTCGCGGCGCCCGACGCCGTCCGCACCGTGCTGCTCCGCAACGGTATCGTCGTCGACCTGGCAGGCGTGCTCAAGCCGCTGGCACCGCTCACCCGGTTCGGGGTCGCCGGTCCGCTCGGTTCGGGCCGCCAGTTCTGGCCGTGGATCGGGCTGCAGGACGAGGTCCGGGCGATCACCCACCTCCTGACCTCGACGCTCTCCGGACCGGTGAACCTGTGCGGTCCGCAGGCCGCCCGTGCCGACGACCTCATGTTCGAGCTCGCCAGACGGATGAACCGGCCCTATCTGCTCCGCGTCCCGAAGTTCGCCCTCAAGGCGCTCCTCGGCGACGCCGCCGACGGACTGCTGCTGAGCGATCAGCGCGTCGAACCTCGTCGGCTCCTGGACGACGGCTTCACGTTCAGCACGCCGACCGTCGAGCAGGCGTTGGCCGAAGCACTCGCCCGGGACTGA
- the dapB gene encoding 4-hydroxy-tetrahydrodipicolinate reductase has translation MTTRVALAGARGKMGRLFTSIIGSLDDFELVASLGSSSELSEMDGADLVVDVTVPGVSQRIVDHAVAQGINVLVGTSGWSAERIQRLDRRLAELPEQGVVIIPNFSLGSVLSTSLATVAARFFDSIEIIESHRDTKVDSPSGTAVRTAELMMAARGDRGPVAAPHTDQRARGQQVSSIPIHSLRLQGVVARQEVVFGGVDELVTITHDTISPASYERGIRLALVAARDAQGVTVGLDSLLDLGLDRPGPAGRRPAQGAPEHVSGQAAAASAL, from the coding sequence ATGACGACACGAGTGGCGCTGGCCGGCGCGAGAGGCAAGATGGGCCGACTGTTCACCAGCATCATCGGTTCACTCGACGACTTCGAGCTGGTCGCGTCGCTCGGTTCGTCGAGCGAGCTGAGCGAGATGGACGGGGCGGACCTCGTCGTCGACGTCACGGTCCCGGGTGTCAGCCAGCGGATCGTCGACCACGCCGTCGCTCAGGGCATCAACGTGCTCGTCGGGACGAGCGGTTGGTCGGCCGAGCGTATCCAGCGACTCGACCGCCGGCTCGCCGAGCTGCCCGAGCAGGGCGTCGTCATCATCCCCAACTTCTCGCTGGGGTCCGTCCTGTCGACGAGTCTGGCGACCGTCGCGGCCCGCTTCTTCGACTCGATCGAGATCATCGAGTCCCACCGCGACACGAAGGTGGACTCGCCCTCCGGGACCGCCGTGCGCACCGCCGAGCTGATGATGGCCGCTCGTGGCGACCGTGGGCCCGTCGCCGCTCCGCACACCGACCAGCGGGCGAGGGGACAGCAGGTCTCGAGCATCCCGATCCACAGCCTGCGGCTCCAGGGTGTCGTCGCCCGCCAGGAGGTCGTGTTCGGTGGCGTCGACGAACTCGTCACGATCACGCACGACACGATCTCGCCCGCGTCCTACGAGCGGGGCATCCGGCTCGCCCTCGTGGCCGCCCGCGACGCCCAGGGGGTCACCGTCGGTCTCGACAGTCTGCTCGACCTCGGACTCGATCGCCCAGGGCCGGCGGGTCGGCGGCCCGCCCAGGGGGCGCCCGAGCACGTCTCCGGCCAAGCCGCGGCGGCCAGCGCCCTGTGA
- a CDS encoding histidine phosphatase family protein — protein sequence MSHYLYLVRHGEQQHAEHGLPDGPLSARGRRQAQLLAERLGGVPMTAAWHSPLQRAAETAQIIAERMPAVTPEPSSLLFDCVPSGRTPETPSAFDPFFGSITEAEIEAGEAQMADAAAEFLSPKRGDHHELLITHNFVIGWLVREALQAPAWRWVSINQANGGLTVLHQRAGRPWSLITHNDLAHLPMELRTGLPEPHIV from the coding sequence ATGTCCCATTACCTGTATCTCGTCAGACACGGCGAGCAGCAACACGCTGAGCACGGCTTGCCCGACGGACCACTGTCGGCACGCGGTCGGCGTCAGGCACAGCTGCTCGCGGAGCGCCTCGGTGGTGTCCCGATGACCGCGGCGTGGCACTCGCCGTTGCAGCGTGCCGCGGAGACCGCCCAGATCATCGCCGAGCGGATGCCGGCGGTCACACCGGAGCCGTCGTCACTGCTCTTCGACTGCGTCCCGAGCGGTCGCACACCGGAGACGCCGTCGGCGTTCGACCCCTTCTTCGGCTCGATCACCGAAGCGGAGATCGAGGCGGGCGAGGCGCAGATGGCCGACGCGGCCGCCGAGTTCCTCTCGCCGAAGCGCGGTGACCATCACGAGCTGCTCATCACGCACAACTTCGTCATCGGGTGGCTCGTCCGCGAGGCGCTCCAGGCGCCCGCATGGCGCTGGGTGAGCATCAACCAGGCCAACGGCGGACTGACGGTGCTGCACCAGCGCGCCGGGCGTCCGTGGAGCCTCATCACCCACAACGACCTCGCGCACCTCCCCATGGAGCTCCGCACGGGTCTTCCCGAGCCGCACATCGTCTAG
- a CDS encoding pitrilysin family protein, with translation MNAAVDFPLTRPELAFTASGDALVRRTVLPNGLRILSEHMPGSRSATIGYWVAVGSRDEQPATADRPATFGSTHFLEHLLFKGTPSRSALDIAVAFDAVGGEHNALTAKEHTCYYAKVRDRDLPMAVDVITDMLTSSLLDPEEFENERGVILEELAMMDDDPGDVANERFFERVLGEHPLGRPIGGHPQSIIEVGRDAVVAHYRANYRANDVIVTAAGAVDHDALVAQVSGALVQAGWPADAVAAPVARRTLAPAAVVGGSPLSVVHRPTEQVHLQIGGAGLIAGDERRFAMSMLNSILGGGMSSRLFQEIRERRGLAYSVYSFAGSYSDAGVFGLAAACSTAKAATVAELMLAELHRLAEHGVTDEELSRALGQLSGASALALEDSDSRMSRLGRAELTLGEFIDLDESIRRLQSVGQDDVQQLAQHLAAQPITVSAVGAVDEDTFAPIIAGVR, from the coding sequence ATGAACGCCGCCGTCGACTTTCCGCTCACTCGTCCCGAGCTCGCGTTCACCGCATCCGGGGACGCGCTCGTCCGCCGGACGGTCCTGCCCAACGGGCTGCGCATCCTGAGCGAACACATGCCGGGCAGCCGCAGCGCGACGATCGGCTACTGGGTGGCCGTCGGCTCCCGCGACGAACAACCGGCGACCGCCGATCGACCGGCGACCTTCGGCTCGACGCACTTCCTGGAGCACCTCCTGTTCAAGGGCACGCCGTCGCGTTCCGCCCTCGACATCGCGGTCGCCTTCGACGCCGTCGGCGGCGAGCACAACGCGCTCACGGCCAAGGAGCACACCTGCTACTACGCCAAGGTGCGCGATCGCGACCTGCCGATGGCGGTGGACGTCATCACCGACATGCTCACCTCCTCGCTACTCGACCCGGAGGAGTTCGAGAACGAACGCGGCGTCATCCTCGAAGAGCTCGCGATGATGGACGACGATCCAGGGGACGTCGCCAACGAACGGTTCTTCGAGCGCGTGCTCGGCGAGCACCCGCTCGGGCGTCCCATCGGCGGTCACCCGCAGTCGATCATCGAGGTCGGCCGGGACGCCGTCGTGGCGCACTACCGAGCCAATTACCGCGCGAACGACGTCATCGTGACGGCGGCCGGCGCCGTCGACCACGACGCGCTCGTCGCCCAGGTGTCGGGGGCGCTCGTGCAAGCGGGCTGGCCGGCGGACGCGGTGGCCGCACCGGTCGCGCGTCGGACCCTCGCTCCTGCTGCCGTCGTCGGCGGATCGCCGCTCTCGGTCGTGCACCGACCCACCGAGCAGGTCCACCTGCAGATCGGCGGAGCGGGCCTCATCGCGGGCGACGAGCGACGATTCGCCATGAGCATGCTCAACTCCATCCTCGGCGGCGGCATGTCCAGCCGCCTGTTCCAGGAGATCCGAGAACGGCGCGGGCTCGCCTACTCCGTGTACTCGTTCGCCGGCAGCTACTCGGACGCCGGCGTCTTCGGCCTCGCTGCCGCCTGCTCCACGGCGAAGGCGGCGACCGTGGCCGAGCTCATGCTCGCCGAGCTCCACCGGCTCGCCGAGCACGGCGTGACGGACGAGGAGTTGTCGCGCGCGCTCGGCCAGCTGAGCGGCGCCTCGGCGCTGGCGCTGGAGGATTCGGACTCGCGTATGAGCCGCCTCGGTCGAGCGGAGCTGACCCTCGGCGAGTTCATCGACCTCGACGAGAGCATCCGTCGCCTGCAGTCCGTCGGTCAGGACGACGTCCAGCAGCTCGCGCAGCACCTCGCCGCGCAGCCCATCACGGTGTCGGCGGTCGGAGCCGTCGACGAGGACACCTTCGCTCCGATCATCGCGGGGGTGCGTTGA
- a CDS encoding aldo/keto reductase — MPHLWRSSSTRGSSLVGGAADGVDDDASRRPEQLVPHPSFPTPVQDPEPSEAPRRTIGDSELSVFPVVLGGSVFGWTVDPDTTSDILDRFHDSGGNMVDTADSYAGGRSEILIGNWMRKRRNRDDMVVATKIGRHPDYPGLGSVSIIRAVEAALERLQTDHIDLLSFHDDDPSIPLADSLGTVDWLIETGKVRYLGTSNTTPERLMEARILSASGFTQFVALETHYSLMHREPYESTLALVATAQHLGVLPYFALANGFLTGRYRTRSDLDPSTRGSRAATHLHRRGLRVLHVLDEIAEENRCTVASAALAWAMSRPGVVAPIASASQPAHVDSLIAAADVRLSRGQILELDRVSGRLR; from the coding sequence ATGCCACACCTCTGGCGCTCGTCGAGCACCCGTGGCAGTTCTCTCGTCGGCGGAGCAGCGGACGGCGTCGACGACGACGCGAGTCGGCGTCCCGAGCAGCTCGTCCCGCACCCGTCCTTCCCGACGCCCGTCCAGGACCCCGAGCCTTCTGAGGCACCGAGGCGCACGATCGGCGACTCCGAGTTGTCGGTCTTCCCGGTCGTGCTCGGCGGCAGCGTGTTCGGGTGGACCGTCGACCCCGACACGACGTCGGACATCCTCGACCGGTTCCACGACTCCGGCGGCAACATGGTGGACACCGCCGACAGCTACGCGGGCGGACGCAGCGAGATCCTCATCGGCAATTGGATGCGGAAGCGCCGCAACCGGGACGACATGGTCGTCGCGACGAAGATCGGCCGGCACCCCGACTACCCGGGTCTCGGCTCGGTGAGCATCATCCGTGCGGTCGAGGCGGCGCTCGAACGGTTGCAGACCGACCACATCGACCTGCTGTCCTTCCACGACGACGACCCGAGCATCCCGTTGGCCGACAGCCTCGGGACGGTCGACTGGTTGATCGAGACCGGCAAGGTCCGCTACCTCGGCACCTCGAACACGACCCCCGAACGGCTGATGGAGGCACGGATCCTCTCGGCGAGCGGCTTCACCCAGTTCGTCGCGCTCGAGACGCACTACAGCCTCATGCACCGGGAGCCGTACGAGAGTACCCTCGCGCTCGTCGCGACGGCCCAGCACCTCGGTGTCCTGCCCTACTTCGCCCTCGCGAACGGCTTCCTGACGGGCCGCTACCGCACCCGCTCCGACCTCGACCCGAGCACCCGCGGCAGTCGCGCCGCGACCCATCTCCACCGCCGTGGACTGCGGGTCCTGCACGTCCTCGACGAGATCGCGGAGGAGAACCGCTGCACGGTCGCCTCGGCGGCGCTCGCCTGGGCCATGTCACGTCCCGGCGTCGTCGCGCCCATCGCGAGCGCGTCCCAGCCGGCTCACGTCGACTCGCTCATCGCGGCGGCCGACGTGCGGCTGAGCCGCGGGCAGATCCTCGAGCTCGACCGCGTCTCCGGTCGCTTGCGCTGA
- a CDS encoding ATP-binding cassette domain-containing protein, with amino-acid sequence MRLTAEGLSLRFPQGDWLFEDLSFRLVPGRVYAVTGPSGSGKSTLLSLLAGWLHPTKGVIVREDVAVTSWVFQNPHGVARRTALDHVALPYLARGADHDHAWQSAFADLETVGLAGVSLRQFRHLSGGEAQRLMLARALATHPHLLLVDEPTAQLDQRTAVSVNEAIGSIASDGTIVVIATHDERTRDACTDEIALGAAR; translated from the coding sequence ATGCGGTTGACGGCCGAGGGCCTGTCCCTGCGCTTCCCACAGGGCGACTGGCTGTTTGAAGACCTCTCGTTCCGCTTGGTACCGGGGCGCGTGTACGCGGTGACCGGGCCATCCGGTTCGGGCAAGAGCACGTTGCTCAGTCTGCTCGCCGGCTGGCTGCACCCGACGAAGGGTGTGATCGTGCGCGAGGACGTCGCGGTGACCAGTTGGGTGTTCCAGAATCCGCACGGAGTTGCGAGACGGACTGCTCTCGACCACGTCGCGCTCCCTTACCTCGCGCGCGGCGCGGATCACGACCATGCTTGGCAGAGCGCGTTCGCCGACCTCGAGACGGTGGGTCTCGCCGGAGTCAGCCTGCGTCAGTTTCGACACCTCTCGGGCGGGGAAGCGCAGCGCCTGATGCTCGCCCGCGCACTTGCGACGCATCCCCACCTGTTGCTAGTGGACGAGCCGACCGCTCAGCTGGACCAGCGCACGGCCGTCTCAGTGAACGAGGCGATCGGGTCGATCGCATCCGACGGGACCATCGTCGTCATCGCGACGCACGATGAGCGCACGCGCGATGCATGCACTGACGAGATCGCACTCGGTGCAGCGCGATGA
- a CDS encoding peptidoglycan-binding protein — protein sequence MWLMIPSLLVLGALLGVTVVGVARPEAAPPAIGGAVPVGEVPVTSTKYLDVRSVTLAFETQSQGEIVTPVGGFITRTSCVVGGEAQSGESGIAINGRSLVYLASGAPLWRDLGPDSVGSDVRGLQTELNRLGYSLDADGEFGPLTLRAARDLAERNGVDSSDWSVIPREAFVWIPAPVTGITSCPTVLGASVAPDDALFVAPPVIASARVAALPDTLAPGPRVIVAGEVRVAVDDQGAIADPAALHELGRSSEFAAWLAADDGTDFIVDLELASPVTVTTVPPAAVFGLDGSTGCISSAGHTVVVEVVGSGLGQSYVVVPADAEVVVVDVRLPPGRPCG from the coding sequence GTGTGGCTCATGATCCCCTCGCTGCTCGTGCTGGGAGCTCTCCTCGGGGTGACGGTCGTCGGGGTCGCTCGTCCCGAGGCTGCGCCGCCGGCGATCGGCGGGGCGGTCCCGGTAGGCGAGGTGCCCGTGACCAGTACGAAGTACCTCGACGTACGCAGCGTCACGCTCGCTTTTGAGACCCAGTCGCAGGGTGAGATCGTCACGCCGGTAGGCGGATTCATCACGCGGACGAGCTGCGTAGTCGGCGGCGAGGCGCAGTCCGGTGAATCGGGCATAGCGATCAACGGGCGGTCCCTGGTCTACCTCGCGTCGGGCGCGCCGCTGTGGCGGGACCTCGGACCGGACTCCGTCGGAAGCGATGTCAGAGGCCTCCAAACCGAGCTGAATCGACTGGGCTACTCGCTGGATGCCGACGGCGAGTTCGGCCCTCTGACCCTGCGCGCGGCTCGCGACCTCGCGGAGCGCAACGGCGTGGACAGCAGCGACTGGAGCGTCATACCTCGGGAGGCTTTCGTCTGGATCCCCGCACCTGTGACGGGGATCACGAGCTGTCCGACAGTTCTCGGTGCATCCGTCGCGCCGGATGACGCGCTGTTCGTTGCGCCGCCGGTCATCGCCAGTGCACGTGTCGCCGCGCTACCTGACACGCTCGCTCCTGGCCCACGGGTCATCGTCGCGGGCGAAGTCCGGGTTGCGGTGGACGATCAGGGGGCCATCGCGGATCCCGCAGCCCTTCACGAGCTCGGCCGGTCGTCTGAATTCGCAGCGTGGCTTGCAGCGGACGATGGCACGGACTTCATCGTCGACCTTGAGCTCGCATCGCCGGTGACGGTGACCACCGTGCCACCCGCTGCGGTCTTCGGACTAGACGGTTCGACGGGGTGTATCTCCAGTGCCGGTCACACCGTCGTCGTCGAGGTCGTCGGATCAGGTCTCGGTCAGAGCTACGTCGTTGTGCCAGCAGACGCCGAGGTCGTGGTAGTCGATGTTCGGCTCCCTCCCGGTCGACCATGCGGTTGA
- a CDS encoding CoA ester lyase, with amino-acid sequence MTGAAAFDLGPAILFVPADRPDRFAKAAERADAVILDLEDAVDAARKAIGRGAMVEHPLDPLLTIVRVNPADGPDFAADVAAVATTAYRTVMLAKTESVAQLDDLARALPGVAIVALCETAAGVVRAESIVAHDSVVAVMWGAEDLVASLGGTSSRRSDGRYRDVVGAARSHVLLAAGAAGVAAIDAVHLDLNDQASLAVEAEDASAVGFVATACIHPAQVPIIQAAYRPDPEAVRAARELLAAAADRIGAFRHAGRMVDEPLLRHARALLARAGEVSGS; translated from the coding sequence GTGACCGGCGCCGCGGCGTTCGACCTGGGGCCGGCGATCCTCTTCGTCCCAGCAGACCGTCCGGATCGCTTCGCGAAAGCGGCCGAGCGTGCGGATGCCGTCATCCTCGATCTCGAGGACGCCGTCGATGCGGCGCGCAAGGCGATCGGTCGCGGAGCGATGGTGGAGCATCCGTTGGACCCGCTCCTGACGATCGTGCGGGTGAATCCAGCGGATGGCCCGGACTTCGCGGCCGACGTCGCCGCCGTGGCGACAACGGCTTATCGAACGGTGATGCTCGCGAAGACCGAGAGCGTCGCGCAGCTCGACGACCTGGCCCGCGCCCTGCCGGGGGTTGCGATCGTCGCGCTATGCGAGACGGCCGCCGGAGTCGTGCGCGCCGAATCGATCGTCGCGCACGACTCGGTCGTCGCCGTGATGTGGGGCGCTGAGGACCTGGTGGCGTCACTCGGCGGCACGAGCAGCAGGCGCTCTGACGGACGCTACCGCGACGTCGTGGGCGCCGCTCGATCGCACGTCCTGCTCGCAGCGGGGGCCGCCGGTGTCGCCGCGATCGATGCCGTCCATCTCGACCTCAACGACCAAGCGTCGCTTGCGGTAGAGGCGGAGGATGCGAGTGCGGTCGGCTTCGTTGCGACGGCGTGCATCCATCCCGCGCAGGTCCCGATCATCCAGGCCGCTTACCGTCCGGACCCCGAGGCAGTGCGCGCGGCGAGGGAGCTACTGGCGGCTGCCGCCGACCGCATCGGCGCCTTCCGGCATGCCGGGCGCATGGTCGACGAGCCGCTCCTCAGGCACGCACGCGCACTTCTCGCGCGTGCCGGGGAGGTTTCTGGGAGCTGA
- a CDS encoding MaoC family dehydratase, with protein MTDSSETSSGPVIEQRGLYFEEFVVGATYRHRPGRTLTEADNVLFSTLTMNGQSLHVDAAWSATGPFGERLVNSMLTLSTLVGLSVAQLTEQTIVANLGFTDIAFPNPMHHGDTLYAETLVTAKRLSSSRPGEGVVTLLHTGRNQDGVVVATATRSTLVQCSGAS; from the coding sequence ATGACCGACTCGTCCGAGACGTCGTCCGGCCCCGTGATCGAACAGCGAGGTCTGTACTTCGAGGAGTTCGTGGTGGGTGCGACCTACCGCCATCGCCCCGGACGCACCCTCACGGAAGCTGACAACGTCCTGTTCTCGACGCTCACGATGAACGGGCAGTCGCTGCACGTGGATGCCGCGTGGTCTGCGACCGGGCCCTTCGGGGAACGGCTCGTGAACTCGATGCTGACGCTCTCGACGCTCGTGGGGCTGTCGGTCGCACAGCTCACCGAGCAGACGATCGTCGCGAACCTGGGCTTCACCGACATCGCCTTCCCGAACCCGATGCACCACGGCGACACGCTGTACGCCGAGACGCTCGTGACGGCCAAACGGTTGTCGTCGTCAAGGCCGGGCGAGGGTGTCGTCACCCTGCTCCACACGGGTCGGAACCAGGACGGCGTCGTCGTCGCGACCGCGACCAGGAGCACGCTCGTCCAGTGCTCGGGTGCATCGTGA
- a CDS encoding acyl-CoA dehydrogenase family protein, translating into MNTELSPEHQRIVDTVKAFADEVVAPAAYQYDTERRLPYDIIAQMGELGLFGLPFPKELGGGGMDYFALCLAVEQLGRVDQSIGVTLEAGVGLGAMPIYLYGTDAQREEWIPQLASGQALAAFGLTEARAGSDAGATETTAELVDGEWVINGTKQFITNSGSEITRLVTVTAVTGERVRSDGRVTKELSSILVPVPTPGFTALPPYDKVGWHTSDTHPLRFEDVRVPEGNLLGERGRGYANFLTALDGGRIAVAALAVGAAQGCLEEAIRYAKERVVFGRAIGDNQWIAFRIAKMQARVHTARQAYYDAASRMLRGAPYKMEASIAKMVAGEAAMDNARDATQIFGGYGFLNENPVARHYRDSKILEIGEGTTEVQLMIIARELGFAS; encoded by the coding sequence ATGAACACCGAGCTCAGCCCCGAGCACCAGCGGATCGTCGACACGGTCAAGGCGTTCGCCGACGAGGTCGTCGCGCCCGCCGCCTATCAGTACGACACGGAACGGCGTCTGCCGTACGACATCATCGCGCAGATGGGGGAGCTCGGACTCTTCGGGCTGCCGTTCCCGAAGGAACTCGGCGGCGGGGGGATGGACTACTTCGCGCTCTGCCTCGCCGTCGAGCAGCTCGGACGCGTCGACCAGAGCATCGGCGTCACCCTCGAGGCCGGCGTCGGCCTCGGAGCCATGCCGATCTACCTGTACGGCACCGACGCCCAGCGCGAGGAATGGATCCCGCAGCTCGCGAGCGGGCAGGCGCTCGCCGCGTTCGGCCTCACCGAGGCGCGTGCCGGCAGTGATGCAGGCGCGACGGAGACCACCGCCGAGCTCGTCGACGGTGAGTGGGTGATCAACGGCACGAAGCAGTTCATCACCAACTCCGGGAGCGAGATCACCCGTCTCGTGACGGTCACGGCCGTCACGGGGGAGCGGGTCCGATCCGACGGCCGGGTGACGAAGGAGTTGTCGTCGATCCTCGTGCCGGTCCCGACGCCGGGCTTCACCGCGCTACCGCCCTACGACAAGGTCGGGTGGCACACCTCCGACACCCACCCCCTGCGGTTCGAGGACGTCCGCGTGCCGGAGGGCAACCTGCTCGGCGAACGCGGGCGCGGATACGCCAACTTCCTCACGGCGCTCGACGGTGGACGGATCGCCGTGGCCGCGCTCGCCGTCGGAGCTGCCCAGGGCTGCCTCGAGGAGGCGATCCGCTACGCCAAGGAGCGGGTCGTGTTCGGTCGGGCGATCGGTGACAACCAGTGGATCGCCTTCCGGATCGCGAAGATGCAGGCGAGGGTCCACACCGCCAGGCAGGCCTACTACGACGCCGCGTCGCGCATGCTCCGGGGAGCGCCCTACAAGATGGAGGCCTCGATCGCGAAGATGGTCGCCGGGGAGGCCGCGATGGACAACGCCCGCGACGCGACCCAGATCTTCGGCGGCTACGGGTTCCTCAACGAGAACCCGGTGGCGCGGCACTACCGGGACTCGAAGATCCTCGAGATCGGTGAGGGCACCACCGAGGTGCAGCTCATGATCATCGCCCGCGAACTCGGCTTCGCGTCGTGA